The Montipora foliosa isolate CH-2021 chromosome 1, ASM3666993v2, whole genome shotgun sequence DNA segment CGTATTGTAGCAACAAGTTTCCATGccatagtttcatgctacaTCTCTGTTAAACATTTTTCCTTATTGAATGAATTTGTACGATTTGGCCTtgcgaaatgatatatgaaatgaatcatatatatattgaaatgcggatatgaaaccaaacgaagctatgatcctcgcagttatgaacgcaatgttGGCAATTGCATAGactgagaagcctgaaaaattcaggacaacAACGGGTTTGAACACGTGACgtcgcgataccagtgcgaccAACTGAGCTCAGTATGAAGCCACTGTCGTTGAGATCTGGTCATTtttgggttctaatgttcccgtgatgaatgaatcaacgaatgaaatgatattgtatgaaatgaatcacatattgaactgcggatgtgaactGCGTTAAAGTCCTcagtgaatttttcaggctccttcaagcaattgctaaaattgcgttcaaaactgtgaggatcatatcttcacttAATTTCACACCCTCATTTCAATATGGgattcatttcacatatcatttcattcgttgctTCAtttatcacgggaacattagcaCCCGCAAATGATCATCTCCCAAAGGCCGTGGCTTCATCGCTCAATTGATTAGAGCGTTGCACTtgtatcgtgaggtcacgggttcaaacccagttaaagtcctgaattcttcaggtttctctacgcatttcactacttgcacaatcccataatgcaatacgttttggggagttctttacataaaaacaatacaagttatttccTCTTAGCATTGTATCATGCTTccgtgaactggatatccattgtttttacTTAAAAGGACCCCCAtctcccccccaaaaaaaaacaaaaaaaaaaaaacaagtattgcattatgggattgtgcgAGTAGTGAatcgctaaaattgcgttcacaacttcTAGAATCATAGCTTCTCTTAATGTCATCACTTTTGTggggcatatagtttatttgtgtccCTCGTAGCATCCTCGTAGCGCTCCGCTCGGGCGCAAATGATGCTAGCTACTCGGGCCACAAACAAACTATATGCCCTCCAAAACTCATGTGATCGTCCTATTCTCATGGCAAACTAGGATATTGGCTTGGATTGTCCTTGTTTTCCATATTTCAGTCACGACACGAATGATTTTACTTATAAACGCGAAAACTACCATGGCTTTGTTCATGATGATGTGCAAGCAAATCTGTCAAAGCAGGGGCCTATGAAAAGGAGCGTACagcttcattgtatttgtggagcGGCTAGATTGAATTTGCTGCGAAACCAGACGTTTCCACTAAGCTAATCACAAATCTGGCATGAGAAATTATTGCCCATGGGATCGAGACTGGTCACTCACTCATTTAACTACTCTttcaaaaatagcttgatctgtgaaaatgccgtcacatagacctagtattggagttgtaggctctcgttgatgggctcctggtcaaAGTATATAAACTCCTGGTAACCCTGTGTCCATTATACTTTAAATCAGGCCTTGCTGCCTTGGTCCAACTGTATGTTGACGCTATTAATACTCCTGGAGTAATTCCCAATGTCCAGACCGCCTGGGAAACGTTTGTGATGACAAAGTGTTCGGAAGCGTGTGAAGAATCGCTGAAGCTTTATGATGCCACGATGAACGCGGAACTGTCAGGTAAATTGCCATGTGATAGTGACTTCATCCGTGTCAAGCATGAATTGGGTCTTCAGAAGGGAGTAGCTCTTTTGGAAAAGGAAACCTTCGGAATTTCCGCTATCACAACAGAAAAGTACTGGAAAAAACTTACGGTAaggattaaaaaagaaaaaaaaaacaggtcttAACGTATGTGAAGGTGTGAGCTTCCCTAAAATCGTTCCGGGGCCACCGAAAGGTTGGGCCATTTTGGTGGACGAaagaaaagatctctcattCGCTTCTTTTGTTCCTCCACCGGCAATTGTACATTGCTACATTGTTACCTGTCTCCAGAGATTGGTTGTAAACCACCTACACTTACACTGGGAAAATTTCAGCGAGGAAGGGTCCCGTGGAATCATCGATGTCTCTCTACCAATGGCGCAAGTGCTAGCTCTAGCATTTAAGTATTACGTCCCCGTAATTAGGTAACACGCCCTCCTCGATTGACCTACAGTATCAGATTTGACGAATTTGGCGCTCTTAAATTATGAATATCATCAATCAAGTTAAAAGTGACTTTAGGATCTACGACGAGGTCGTCAGccagaacgccacaaaacaacaacatcattggttaaaagaggagaaAAATTCGTTCTGCAATTCGGCACGGGTTTTAGCGCATATTTTTGCGTTACTcttcacaacaacgacgtgaaaccaccaaatttaatgttttgacgacaacgcgaatTCACAAATGGGAATGTTTcagaaaattataataataataataataataataataataataataataataataataacaataataataataataataataataataataataataataatgatggaGGAATATAAAAGGAGACATGACTGGGTGGGTAAGAAGATCCATTGGGAAGTTTGTAAAGAGGAAGGTTTCATTGTCAatgaaaagtggtatgaacatgtaCCTGAGCCAGTTCTAGAGAATGAGGGATGTaaaatattatgggattttACGATACAGACTGATTACGTAATAGAGGCGAGAAGACCGGACAtcattgttgttgaaaagggaaaagaaatgTTGCAAAATAACAGATTTTGCAATACCATATGATAATTGTCGCATAATAATTGTCGctgctaatcgccgtcgcaaagtacagcaacaatgcagctcaacaaggtcgaaccgaaagcacataatggcgcctctggcagccgctatacggtccatgtgtgaccttggagcacagcttacagccagctggaatcggctgtatgctggtttttgccaaggggggaaaaccggagaacccggagaaaaaccctggaagcagagaagagaacccacacaaactcaacccacttatggcgttgggtccgggaatcgaacctcggccacattggtgggaggcgagtgttctcaccactgcgccatccctgctccccaaAATAGCCGTATTGAAGAGAAGTATAGAAATAGCCGTATTGAAGAGAAAGCCGTATAGAAATAGCCGTATTGAAGAGAAGTATAGAAATAGCCGTATTGAAGAGAAAGCCGTATAGAAATAGCCGTATTGAAGAGAAGTATAGAAATAGCCGTATTGAAGTGAAGTATAGAAATAGCCGTATTGAAGAGAAGTATAGAAATAGCCGTATTGAAGAGAAAGAAGTCGAGAAGGTAGTAAAATACGAGGATCTAGCAAGAGAATTGAGgaagttatggaaaatgaaaacaatggtaattcctattgtaatcggaacatttggaacagttccaaaggatttaaagaggagactagagaatattggtatagagaccaagatagacgagcTTCAGAAAAATGTGATTTTGAAGACcgcaaggattcttaggaaggtcctagaagtttgaggagacttgttgtcaccaagcttcctggagtactgaatttccattggaaatccaatgtgcgaaaacaagatgataataacagtaataataataataataataataataataataataataataacaataacaataacaataacaataacaataacaataacaataacaataacaataacaataacaatgacaatgacaataacaataacaataacaataacaataacaataacaataataacaacgataactttatttaagtgtcaatgaaATTTAGCACaaaagcactaattggggacactaatgaaATGAGCTCAATTCAAATCAACTCTTGGTTTTTGTGGGGAGGGAAAAACCGGAATATCCAAGAGAAAAAAccctcggagcagagaagagaaccaacgaactcaaccGACATATACAAGGAAGGGATGCGCCGcttagcacttatatttcaacagacttaattattatatggtaaagtgtgaagtgctaggtttctacccatATAAGCCATATGAgggttagccctactgatggaaatgggcccacccaaggacagagaaaaactctcactttaccctctaatagttcaGTCAACCGGCATATGACGCTGATTCTTGCAATCGAGCCCGAGCCACTGTGACATTTGTGGGAAGCTTGTGGTGTCACCACTGCGCCGCACCTGCTCCATTTTCTATTTATCCCTGAAACCGCTCGTgctgttttatttttaggatacataatccacattgtacgaaatgaacgagatggaataatcgtgaaaagcttcagaaaagtgtgattctgaacacggcaaggattcttaggaaggtcctagaagtttgaggagacttgttgtcaccaagcttcTGGAGTACTgaagttccattggaaatcaaatgtgcgaaaacaagataataatgataataataataataacaataataataataatagtaataatgataatgataatgataatgataataataataataataataataaaaataacaataataataataataataataataataactttatttaagtgtcaatggatttagcacaagagcactaattggggacactaatgaaATGAACTCAATTCATATCAACTCTTGGTTTTTGtggggaggggaaaaccggaatatccggagaaaaacccctcggagcagagaagagaaccaacgaactcaaccGACAtatacaaggaagggttacgccgcttagcacttatatttcaacaaactTTAACTATTATATGGTAaagtgtgaagtgctaggtttctacccatATAAGCCATGTGAgggttagccctactgatggaaatgggcccacccaaggacagagaaaaactctcactttaccctctaatagttcaGTCAACCGGCATATGACGCTGATTCTTGcaatcgaacccgagccactGTGACATTTGTGGGAAGCGTGTGGTGTCACCACTGCGCCGCCCCATTTTCTATTTatctctgaaaccgctcgtgcTGTTTTATTTTTAGTATACATCATCCACATTGTACGAAAtgaaatacctcttactaaccgagttcgaggtccgtactgtaagttacggaccgagtttttttcccgttgatttattcgcgtttgggccataaatcaacgggaaaaaacgaggatccgcaacttacagtacggaccgagaaaacgaggctagtcaaagtgaagcggaaggttcagctgccacaaagaatgccgtgccaaaatcccaaaaactaagtcttcttggctgttaagtttgaaatagttgcttgcaagattcaaacagttttcagtacaagtttatgcaacagaaatgacatgaaaaactcgctagatgatgttttgtcgaaattttaaatttaccgggctgtacagcgggccgcactgtagaatacggcccgctaatttagccaattacagcgcgcgtactgtctgagagatataataacgacatggaataatcgtgaaagactTACGAATGTgcgaagttatattttgaggtgacattttcgtcgacgtcaccgtcgtagatcttaaagtccccaaaatggccgcaagaCAATTTCATTTTACGTGTATACAACCCTGACACAATTTCTTTATGCGAAAAACCCAAAGGCATGGCATTACTAGACATTTCACCTTAAAATAAAAACAGATATCAGGAAACGGAAATAAAAGCTaatagcccaatttcgatatattaaaactcagtcctaaacaaaaggcatcatctcagggcctcgagatgatgccatTTGTTTAGCACTAAATTTTAATACATTGAAATTCGGCTATTGAATCCTTATTTTCTCAGTGGTTTAAGACAATTCAAGCAATTGTTGCGCTCAGTATTGAGACCGAAGTACCGCCCCAATCATGGTGAAATTGTaacttgtgtgggcccaattccattcgtagggctaacgctcatatcgtttacatgggtagaaaacagcacttcacattaccctcaaagagttaagtctgttgaaatataagtgcaaGACGGCCACCGTTTGAAAATTGTGTGATCTTTTGTCCCAAAACGCTAAGGAATAGTTTTTCTTTTGATCCTATGCAGCTGCATCAGTCTTCCTCCGAATTGAACTCTTAATCGGGCCTTTTGACAGGCTTAGTTATTTTTAGCAACAATTTCCCGGGAAACAGCGTTTCTTCGCTAATTTCTAGTACCTCTGAATTTGATATTTCCGATTTCCTGGATTCCCGTCTGTCCGCCATGTTTCGGACAGAGCTAATTTAGCGAAATTGTAAATGCGTATTTTACAGCATTGATTGGCTAACCGTAACCAAGGAAAcgtgtttctaaaaataactaggTCTGTCAAAACACCTGATCCAaaaaaggtaaaaggtaaaagGGGAGAAGAAGGCTTGTGGTGATGGGATTCTGTCCCGTGCtgttgcaaataatttttttaaatttttaaattcgATTTCTACTTTAGGGatcttttgatgaaaaattagGATGGTGGCAGCTTGAAAATGGAAAATTAACCCGTGCAGCCTGCGTCTCTCTTCTGAAGAACTTAAAAGAGGAACACTTGGATCCAGTCCTTGCTCGGCTCAGAGAGGAGGGTGCCAGGATGTCATTTGATGATATCATACAGGGATACAAAAGAATCGAGCAAGACTTTAATGCTGATGCCAAAGGAGCCAAACACGTCTGTGCTGAGGTGTTCTATGAATTTCATCCGgtaaagaacatttttttcttgtgcTGATCGAGAACCCCATTTAAACCCGTtgaaatagaccatttccgagttcgtgtctgcctcctcttcaaagcgagtctaagtgcgaagtttttcttatgttaattagttttcattcatatgtaaacaAGAACTAATTACcgtcacaaaaacttcgcacttagactcgctttgaagaagggACAGACATTAACTGGGAAATTACCTATTCATTTTTAATGCAGAAATGTGTCAAATACAATCAGCTATACTCGATCAATTAATCAAAAGCAGTAATTACCATGAGTAAGTGGAATGCTGTCGAGAGATAGCAAAACGGATGAAATGCTATGCGCAGCAACGCTGCCCTTGATACTGTGGGCACAACGCAGACATCCAGATTAGAAATCCACTCATCTCAAATGAGCACTATTAGAATGGCTGTCGAGGTTACGAGGCAGCAATAAGAGATTGTTGTCAGTTGCGCGCTCTTAATCCACACTTGCCTCCCTTTTTTAACCggctttaaatttttttttttatgaaagccACTGATGGAAGAGATGAAGCAATATTTAGGAGTCCTGCAGCAACTAAAAGACTTCGACGAGAAAGCGAGTCTGGAAATGGCAGCTCGAGCTTATCAAGAGCAGGAAGTGAAGAAGCTTGAGGTGATAGCGATATTAATAGCATCTATGGAAAACTTATgagggcgggggggggggggggggataaaaGATAACGTCATTTTGCTCTTTAATTTTTGGAAGAAAGAAATTATAATTAAAAGAATATGTATCGCAGTTTTGATGAGTAAAATGCACTAAGCTAGTAAGTTCTTAATCCCTCTTATCCACTTTTATTCTGTTTAGAATGACTACAAGTCGTAAATTAATGCAacaattgaccgaatgcaaaaatggccgccaacaaattattcttttgtctttgtgttatttaagcctaactagcctcgttcacacgcgtaaaattgaaagaatttgggctgtaaaacgaggctagttaggctagttaacacaaagacaaaagaataatttgttggcggccatttttgcattcggtcaataattGGAAATGGCAttgtgaaaactaattttcttgaAAAATGCTTCGCGCTATGCCTCGCTTTGGACTCGGAAATGGTCACTTGTCCCTGTTCTGCCTCCTTCATTtcgctcgcaacaacactttTCAGATTTGTCGGAACACAAATCCCTTTCTGTACCTTCATACCCAACTCTAATCTTGATTTGAGATCTGACACTCCCtaaaaaatctcccaaaataaTGAAAGTTGTCGGCTATTGAAGCGCTCCTACGCGTACCATGTAGCTCTGCGGTTGGGCATCCGAACTCAGTAGTAATCGTCAAGTCACAGCTTCGACCTTTTCCTGGAACGACTGGTTTTTTTCCGAATACACTCGAGTCAAAATTCGTAAATTCTGCTTTTTGTTTTTAGGAACAACAAGCTCGACTTGAACAAGAACGTCGTGAACGTCAGATGGAAGTAAGGCCATTTAATACTGAGATTTATGGAACTGATCATTACCGTGAAAATGATTGAATTGGTGGCAGGAAATGTGCAAGCCATTCTTTCAAAAAGGGACACTCTAGTTTAATTAATGAGGCACTTGATATCAAAACTTTTATCTTtttgtcaaaagaaatttcGCGAATGCTTTGGTTCATTGCATCAAACATAGGCctaaatacaaaaataaaaaaatggactGAAAACTTTTCCTGAAATTCTCTAAAAAAAGTCTGTAAATACCAATCTCAAAAAATCCCGATATATCCCAATTTCTTTCCAAAGCAATCacgtaatttgcataaaatgcGGGAATCTTGTGACCTGAGGTCAAATTGCATTAAAGCACCTTCTAATTGGTTCAAAACGTTGAGCTTCCTATGCCTCCAGGCCTTACAGTGATGCTAACAAGGCATGCTGGGAACATAACTTATGGGTTAAACCGCTGACCAGTAGTATTTGAATGGCAAGAGGCCGCTTGGAAACAGTGGAAGAAGCTTCTTAGAACCacccaaattaatttttatgctactggctatatttttaaatcattaTCATCTAAAAATCTTTAAATTTTCTAAAAATCCCATAAAAAAGGTATCGTCTTtgttacgagcctagaaaggccaagcaggccggcgcttatctccggtttcatgaagcgactaggagtatttctactcccccctggatgggatgccagtccatcgcagggttacccccagcattaaattggCCGGTCCGTGAGAGAAAAGTGTCTAgcctaagaacacaacacaatatcccCGGCcgggacccgaacccggaccactcgatcccgGAGTCGAGCACTTTAACCACGAGGTCACCGCACCTCCCATGTGACCCTAAAAATCCTAAAAAAAATCAGTATTTTTGTATACAGGACTAATTTGACACTTTGTTTAGTTATATAAATTGGTTTAGATTCTCAGTCAATCAAAGGCAATTGTTGCTTTCCCGTAAGTGGACTGGTTTCCCGCACTTTGCTCCGGCAGCATGTATATTTCTGGTTTCCCCCAGTGTCAAAATTGGCTCATTTGGTTCGTTTACTCTGCGTCATTCATGCTTGGCCCACGAAAGAATTTAGGTCTTGGGTTTTAAAGGCACAAACTAGAATAACTATCTATGAAAACTAGAATTCTTTAGGAGCTGATGAAGTGGTCTTTTAATTAATAGATGGAaaagcaacaaagaaaattcgaagaagaaaagaaaagactcCAGGAGCAAATGGAAGCAGATGTCAAGGCTCagcaaaaacaaatcaaaaatatGATGAAGGCTAACATGCAGAGAGCTGAACAAGACCGCATAGGTTTTATAAGAGAAAACCAAGCACTGAATGCACGTCTCTTGGAAATGGAGAGGTTAAATCAAGAAAATCAAAGGGAGATTGTCACTTTGAATGGCCAGATTCGTGAAAACAGGGGCCAACAGAATGAAGTGAGAAAACCAGGGTTCCGTGATAAATCGCTCCAGGTTGTGACTGGAGTAGCCTTGGCTTCACTCATCGCATCCGGCGCAGTATGTAATGTTATGTAAACTAGTCATTGAAAGTTCGCTTTTATCTTTGCCAATCATGATTAATATGGTATGCGCTGACCTAACAGTAATTTAGTTTGACCAATAGGTTGAAAATCTCAGTTATCTGTGGACTTTACTAAGAAATATTTTCAGTAGTTTGATTAATATTCCACAGTATATTTTTCCCGCGTGTAAAGATGAAATAGGCGCCAAGGGTAGATTGTTCTGTGTTGTCCTCGATTGAGGAGTTTACTTTTTAATAGCTGTAGCAATGTAGGATAGTATTTTTGCCACAATATCAATCCAGTCAACATTACTAGATATAGGTCAAACTTGCATGGGGTTGTTGTCTCTCGAGCTCTTagatggcttgatagctcaatgTTTTATAGAGCATTCAGTTAGGGGCAATCGCACGGTCATGGGTTAAAGTCCCTTTATTTTAACGTTGCTGGAATGTTTTCGTGTTTCTTTTAAACTGGTTAAGATGATTAATAGTTGATTGTATTAGGTTGTCTTAAATGTAACATGGTGGGTCATCGAATAAAAGACATAACCAGGGGTTTTTTGTGTGTTGGGTTTTACTCTGTTTTCCGAAAATTCATATTTTAACGAACGGATGAAAAtaattcaaagttattttaagaccctccAGCCGGGGATCGAGCACCGACCATCCACTCGAAAGTGTATTACCTCCTTCTGTTACTATATATCAATATTACCTCATAAGCTACTCACACTACGGTTATATATTTCAAAAGGAGGAAGTTAGCACCCGACGATATACCTCAGTCCTGCATCGTTTATACTAGTTTTAATTCCTGGTTACTTGATACACAGTGTATACCACAATCATCTCGAAATAGATTAAACTCGGAATGATCACATGatttttgctttttattcaCGCAATCAACAGCCATCAAAAGAAAACGTTCGCATAActtagagttcaattcccggaggactGGGTCGGGACAGCAACATGGCcgacgtttctttgttttaagaacaccaacatggcggccgtgaagTCATGTGAAAATCAAGAATATTTCCCGTAGCTAGTGAAATATTGTAGTGGATTATCGCTCGCGGACCGCATCCCAGCGGTCTGGGTTCGAATCTCAGCATGAGAGCTCCGGAGTTCACCCAGGTTTCTATCCACTCGAAGTTGGTACATGAATGGGAATAAGTTGTTCATGTAGCAGGATTGGAGTGGTGTCTTTCTTTTTGCAGGTCTTCATAACGCGCCTCCGAATTATTTCCGCCTGCTCGCCCTTTCCACAATGACATATAACAAcatacaagaaaggaaaaaggcgCGAGCGGGCATACACTTTCTTCAATCATTCTCATTGGTTCAGACATTTTACTgaatcaattttaaaaaattctgtccaaATTTTACTTTCTATACCCCAATTAATCCTCGCTATGAAGTtccgaaaaaagaaattaaatgaatGACAACGCAATTATAATAAGTCAAAAGGGACAATTCAAAAGTAACCAACATGAAATTGTTTTACTTTAGGCATAATTTTTCAAGGATTACAAGGTCATACTATTTTAAAAACTAATCAATGTACTTCCAATTAGTTTTAGGCAAGGACCCTAACAGTGTGACCACGTTTGATTAGTTCACATTAATTCCTGTCCACATACTACGCGACCAGACAACGAGAAAAGCCATCTTGAAAGAATGTGAGTTTATTAAAAATGATCACACTTGTTGGGCTTTTTACTGAAGCTTTGTTCACCAGCTTTAGAGGATCAAACACCCCCCGCTTGGTGGAGAAGGAGGTGGGCGGTTAGCAATTTCAATAATTTGCTGCTGAAGTTCTTGCATCTGCTCATTCCTGCTATTCATGGCCTCTTCCATGCTACTGATTGTGTCTTGCAGTGTTTTATTCTGATCAAGAATCGCTTGTCGATCTGCTCGAAGCTCATTCATGTTGGCTGCCATCATATCACTCATTTGCTGTCTTTGAGTTTCCATGTCGGCCCTAAACTGCTCTTCTAACCGTTTTCTGTCTTCCTCCTGTTTTTCCTGCAGTAGCTTCATCTGGAAAATAGAGAATTTGCATCTTACTTCTTATTGTAAAAGccatttaatttaaaaacattCCAAATCGCAGTTCGAAGAATTTCCAACCTCTCGCTCTTTGGCGTTTCGTTCTTCTTCCAAGCGTTTAAATTCCTCCTGAAAGAAGAAATCGAAAGAATGAGTATCTAAAAATTGGTATGTAAGAGGACGGTATCGAAATCTCCCTTGAAAGTTTCAATAGATCGCATAAtttagcctttttctcaaattgtAACGATGCTTCCATGCACGGTTTCTCGTAAAAAAGTGCTCTAACTCACCAGAATATTAATCTAAATCTGAATacactcctttttttttttataagaacgtctaatttgaGCGCTGAGGATAAACGTTCAGTGTCATTTTTCttgcgatttgagcctgaaTAGCATGTCTTACAGTTTTGTGGTATACTAAGTTCGACTTCAAACTGAGTTGCTCTTCACTTTATTATGCAATAAGAAGAAAACCACGCATTACTAATGTCGGAAAACGTCCTTAAGTAGGTCTTCGAATTAGACtacaggcctcggttgttcaaaag contains these protein-coding regions:
- the LOC138003514 gene encoding guanylate-binding protein 6-like isoform X1, whose amino-acid sequence is MSSRRKTADDIAIPLCLPNNCRWNAATGYCDKTGEQRHSLYVVESALQKLRTVKGPVCVVSIAGQYRRGKSYILAEAFDQPDVFPLGHNFDPETMGIWMWIVPQKFQLSNGQECTVVLLDSEGIDAVVGEGLDDHEIFTLTVLLASVMIYNSTGVPTRHDLDGLDFIVKLSERIQLRSSNDGNPSMGACRKDTEFFHKTFPFFMWLLRDVAQSIPPDCEDIKEYFLKRVFKDQRRSDGDNAQKVAESILRFFPGFQAISLPPPSADGELLRNMNSNKSRLNPCFLSGLEQFKQLLRSVLIPKYSFNEGEIVTGEGLAALVQLYVDAINTPGVIPNVQTAWETFVMTKCSEACEESLKLYDATMNAELSGKLPCDSDFIRVKHELGLQKGVALLEKETFGISAITTEKYWKKLTGSFDEKLGWWQLENGKLTRAACVSLLKNLKEEHLDPVLARLREEGARMSFDDIIQGYKRIEQDFNADAKGAKHVCAEVFYEFHPPLMEEMKQYLGVLQQLKDFDEKASLEMAARAYQEQEVKKLEEQQARLEQERRERQMEMEKQQRKFEEEKKRLQEQMEADVKAQQKQIKNMMKANMQRAEQDRIGFIRENQALNARLLEMERLNQENQREIVTLNGQIRENRGQQNEVRKPGFRDKSLQVVTGVALASLIASGAVCNVM
- the LOC138003514 gene encoding guanylate-binding protein 6-like isoform X2; protein product: MSSRRKTADDIAIPLCLPNNCRWNAATGYCDKTGEQRHSLYVVESALQKLRTVKGPVCVVSIAGQYRRGKSYILAEAFDQPDVFPLGHNFDPETMGIWMWIVPQKFQLSNGQECTVVLLDSEGIDAVVGEGLDDHEIFTLTVLLASVMIYNSTGVPTRHDLDGLDFIVKLSERIQLRSSNDGNPSMGACRKDTEFFHKTFPFFMWLLRDVAQSIPPDCEDIKEYFLKRVFKDQRRSDGDNAQKVAESILRFFPGFQAISLPPPSADGELLRNMNSNKSRLNPCFLSGLEQFKQLLRSVLIPKYSFNEGEIVTGLAALVQLYVDAINTPGVIPNVQTAWETFVMTKCSEACEESLKLYDATMNAELSGKLPCDSDFIRVKHELGLQKGVALLEKETFGISAITTEKYWKKLTGSFDEKLGWWQLENGKLTRAACVSLLKNLKEEHLDPVLARLREEGARMSFDDIIQGYKRIEQDFNADAKGAKHVCAEVFYEFHPPLMEEMKQYLGVLQQLKDFDEKASLEMAARAYQEQEVKKLEEQQARLEQERRERQMEMEKQQRKFEEEKKRLQEQMEADVKAQQKQIKNMMKANMQRAEQDRIGFIRENQALNARLLEMERLNQENQREIVTLNGQIRENRGQQNEVRKPGFRDKSLQVVTGVALASLIASGAVCNVM